From the genome of Sphingopyxis sp. DBS4:
GATCCTGTTCGTGACGATCGCGACGACGATGGTCCATGCGATGACCACCGGCGCGGTCGACCTGGTGCTCGCGGCTTTGCTGCTGGTCGGCAGCGTCACCGGCGCGCAGATCGGCGCGCGGTTCGCGCAGAGCGTGAAGCCCGAATATCTGCGGATGGCACTGGCGGTGATCGTGCTGATCGTCGCGCTGCGCATGGCGGTTGATCTCTTCATCCGCCCTGAAGAAATCTACACCGTGCAATGAGGGGGCTCGGCGCTCTCGCCTGCGCATCGGCGCTGCTGCTGACTGTGGGCACCGCGCGCGCCGACGATCCGCGCCTCGTGCCCGATGTGTCGAGCCGCGCGATCGAGATTCAGTATAGCTTCACCGGCGAGGAATTGCTGCTGTTCGGCGCGATCCTCTATCCGGGGCAGCGGCTTCCCGACGACCGCACCGACATCGTCGTCGTGCTGAAGGGGCCGGTGCGGCCGATCGTCCTGCGAGAGAAACAGCGCGTTGCGGGAATCTGGGTCAATGCGAGCAGCATCCGGCTGCGCACCTCGCCCGGTTTTTACGCGATCGGATCGTCGCGGCCGATCGACAAGCTGGTCGACGAGCGCACCGCGGCGATCTTCGAGCTCGGCCTCGACAATCTGTCGATGTCGCCCGCGGGCTTTTCCGAAGCGAAGAAGCTCGCGCGCTTCGAGGCGGGGCTGATCGACCTCTATCGCCGCGCGGGGCTGTTCTACGAAAATCCGCGCGCGGTCGAGATCAGCGAGGGCGTGCTCTATCGCGCGCGTATCCCGGTGCCGGCGCGCGTGCCCGTCGGCACCTATCGCGCCGAAACCTATCTGATCAGCCGCGGCCGCGTGATCGCGGTCGCCTCGCGCGATGT
Proteins encoded in this window:
- a CDS encoding TIGR02186 family protein, yielding MRGLGALACASALLLTVGTARADDPRLVPDVSSRAIEIQYSFTGEELLLFGAILYPGQRLPDDRTDIVVVLKGPVRPIVLREKQRVAGIWVNASSIRLRTSPGFYAIGSSRPIDKLVDERTAAIFELGLDNLSMSPAGFSEAKKLARFEAGLIDLYRRAGLFYENPRAVEISEGVLYRARIPVPARVPVGTYRAETYLISRGRVIAVASRDVQIRKAGFERFVALAAERHGFLYGLTAVMLSLVLGYGASALFRRR